Proteins from one Fischerella sp. PCC 9605 genomic window:
- a CDS encoding hybrid sensor histidine kinase/response regulator — translation MKTLVPNNDGVKRLEALHQYQILDTLPEQAFDDLVYLAAQICHTPIALISLIDADRQWFKAKVGIDVQEMPIDIGFAPICMNLGDVLTIPDTLADERFANNSVVTSYPYVRFYAGIPLFAPEGVAIGALCIADRVPREITPEQIEALQAISRLVVRQLELRRSLTELASIKTEYKQSQTALHQSESTLRSFFESTPMMMGVVKLVNDDILHISDNATTAKFFGLTPQAMQNRLASELGIPQEYVHQLINHYREAERTKLPVTFEYIHETPQGKKYLRGTVSSIAATCCDRAPQFAYAIEDITESKRIEEERLQLLSREQAARNRITNIFESITDGFLALDGEWRFTYINKQAELFLQRKREELLGKNVWEEFPEAKASKFYREYHKAVSAQISVEFEEFYPPLNAWFEAHAYPSKEGLSVYLKDITERRQAEDSLRWKEVLLRSMTKVSPLAFYVVENQTQEILYFNDIFCEICGIQHLKERMERGELKHQDVMHECSKFVEISLFAYSHPGTDQQCVCEDEVFLENGRVIRCFSTLIYNDDNQHFGRLYIFEDITASKKAEQQIREQAALLDIASDAIIVKDLSNQILLWNNSAEKLYGWRSEEAIGSYANELLHNEPLSTLREIHNTVLECGSWQGELQKNSKSGNKIIVESRWTLVRDEYGQPKSILVVDTDITQKKQLEKQFLRAQRMESIGTLASGIAHDLNNVLSPILMSVQLLKFKCQDRRDRQILTIVENNAKRGANLVKQVLAFARGIEGDRTVLQVKHLISEMKQIVEQTFPKSIKINTEIQSDLWQVRGDSTQLHQVLMNLCLNARDAMPGGGNLSIAAKNIFIDENYARMHLDAKVGSYIVLSVADTGFGIPNELLDRIFEPFFTTKEFGQGTGLGLSTVMGIIKGHNGFITVSSNLGRGTKFKVYLPAIQTHITQPPEDLEMPRGQGQWILIVDDEAAIREITTTSLENHNYKVLTASDGIEAVALYAQHKDKISAAIIDIMMPNMDGKTTINTLQKMNPLLHIIAVSGLTTSEQILLNNSNKYIAFLPKPYTAQELLKTLHVVISQ, via the coding sequence ATGAAAACTTTAGTGCCTAATAATGATGGAGTGAAGAGGCTAGAAGCTCTTCACCAATATCAGATTCTAGACACTTTACCAGAACAAGCATTCGACGATTTAGTATATCTAGCTGCTCAGATTTGCCACACACCGATCGCTCTTATTAGTCTGATTGATGCCGATCGCCAATGGTTCAAAGCCAAAGTGGGAATAGATGTACAGGAAATGCCGATAGATATCGGGTTCGCTCCCATTTGTATGAATCTGGGTGATGTTTTGACTATTCCTGATACCTTAGCTGATGAACGGTTTGCGAATAATTCTGTAGTTACATCTTATCCTTATGTCAGATTTTATGCTGGCATACCTTTGTTTGCACCAGAGGGGGTGGCGATCGGCGCACTGTGTATTGCAGATCGCGTTCCCCGAGAAATTACCCCCGAACAAATAGAGGCATTGCAAGCAATTAGTCGATTAGTAGTCAGGCAGTTAGAATTGCGACGAAGTCTTACCGAACTGGCTAGTATTAAGACGGAATACAAACAGTCACAAACAGCACTGCATCAAAGTGAATCTACTCTCCGCAGCTTCTTTGAGAGTACGCCAATGATGATGGGAGTAGTAAAACTTGTCAATGATGATATCCTGCATATTTCTGATAATGCCACGACAGCAAAATTTTTTGGATTAACTCCACAAGCAATGCAAAATCGTCTTGCTAGCGAGTTAGGCATTCCCCAAGAGTATGTGCATCAGTTGATAAATCACTACCGTGAAGCTGAACGTACTAAATTACCTGTTACTTTTGAATATATCCACGAGACTCCTCAAGGGAAAAAATATCTTAGAGGTACAGTTTCATCAATTGCTGCCACGTGTTGCGATCGCGCTCCCCAATTTGCTTATGCAATAGAGGATATTACCGAGAGCAAGCGTATAGAGGAAGAACGCCTGCAACTGCTTTCAAGAGAACAAGCAGCAAGAAACAGAATTACAAATATTTTTGAAAGTATTACTGATGGTTTTCTGGCTTTAGATGGTGAGTGGCGCTTCACTTATATTAATAAGCAAGCCGAGTTATTCTTGCAGAGAAAAAGAGAAGAACTGCTTGGTAAAAATGTCTGGGAGGAGTTTCCTGAAGCAAAGGCTTCTAAGTTTTACCGAGAGTATCACAAAGCAGTATCAGCACAAATTAGCGTTGAGTTTGAAGAGTTCTATCCACCACTAAATGCATGGTTTGAAGCACACGCCTATCCTTCCAAAGAAGGCTTATCTGTTTATTTAAAAGATATTACAGAACGCAGGCAAGCTGAGGATAGTTTACGGTGGAAAGAAGTACTTTTGCGTTCAATGACTAAAGTTTCACCATTAGCTTTTTATGTAGTAGAAAATCAAACTCAAGAAATTTTATATTTCAACGATATATTTTGTGAAATCTGCGGCATCCAGCACTTGAAAGAGCGGATGGAACGCGGCGAATTGAAGCATCAGGATGTTATGCACGAATGCTCAAAATTCGTAGAGATTTCGCTGTTTGCTTATTCTCATCCTGGAACAGATCAGCAGTGTGTTTGTGAGGATGAAGTTTTCTTAGAAAATGGTCGTGTGATCCGCTGTTTTTCTACACTCATTTATAATGATGATAACCAGCATTTCGGACGATTGTATATTTTTGAAGATATCACCGCCAGCAAAAAAGCAGAACAGCAAATTCGCGAACAAGCTGCATTACTAGATATTGCCTCAGATGCAATTATAGTGAAAGATTTATCGAACCAGATTTTATTGTGGAATAACAGTGCTGAGAAACTTTACGGTTGGCGCTCAGAAGAAGCTATAGGCAGTTATGCCAATGAACTTTTACATAACGAACCTTTATCTACACTGCGAGAAATTCATAATACAGTTTTAGAGTGTGGTTCTTGGCAAGGTGAATTACAAAAAAACAGTAAATCTGGCAATAAAATTATTGTTGAAAGTCGCTGGACACTAGTGCGTGATGAATATGGGCAACCAAAATCAATTCTGGTTGTTGACACCGATATTACGCAGAAAAAACAATTAGAAAAGCAATTTTTACGCGCTCAACGCATGGAGAGCATTGGTACTCTTGCCAGTGGAATCGCTCATGATTTAAATAATGTGTTGTCGCCAATTTTGATGTCAGTACAACTGCTCAAATTCAAATGCCAGGATCGGCGCGATCGCCAAATACTAACTATAGTAGAAAACAATGCCAAACGTGGTGCAAATTTGGTCAAGCAAGTACTAGCTTTTGCACGCGGAATCGAGGGCGATCGCACAGTGCTGCAAGTCAAACATTTGATTTCAGAAATGAAGCAGATTGTTGAACAAACATTTCCGAAATCAATCAAAATCAACACAGAAATTCAATCAGACTTGTGGCAAGTTCGTGGCGATAGCACTCAACTACATCAAGTATTAATGAATTTGTGCCTTAATGCTCGTGATGCCATGCCTGGGGGCGGAAACTTGTCAATTGCGGCTAAAAATATTTTTATTGATGAAAACTATGCCAGAATGCATCTAGATGCCAAAGTCGGTTCTTACATAGTCCTGAGTGTTGCTGATACAGGATTTGGCATCCCGAATGAACTGTTAGATCGAATTTTTGAACCATTTTTCACCACAAAAGAATTTGGTCAAGGTACGGGATTGGGACTGTCAACAGTCATGGGTATTATTAAAGGTCATAATGGTTTTATCACTGTGTCCAGTAACCTTGGTCGAGGCACAAAATTTAAAGTATACTTGCCAGCAATCCAGACACATATAACTCAACCACCAGAAGATCTGGAAATGCCACGAGGACAAGGACAATGGATTTTAATTGTGGATGACGAAGCCGCTATCAGAGAGATTACTACAACGTCTTTAGAAAATCATAATTATAAAGTGCTGACTGCGAGTGATGGTATTGAAGCAGTTGCACTTTATGCACAGCACAAAGACAAAATTAGTGCCGCAATTATAGATATAATGATGCCGAATATGGATGGCAAAACCACAATTAACACATTGCAAAAAATGAATCCCCTCTTGCATATTATTGCTGTGAGTGGATTGACAACAAGTGAACAAATATTACTCAATAACAGTAATAAGTACATAGCCTTTTTACCCAAGCCATACACTGCACAGGAGTTATTAAAAACACTGCATGTGGTTATTAGTCAATAG
- a CDS encoding cytochrome P450 translates to MSLPNPLKTPSFLQKLQWIVDPVGYMEKAAQQYPDIFTASVVGFGDTIVFVSHPQAIQEILTNDRQKFAAIGELNRTLQPLLGDYSVLMLESDRHKQRRQLLMPPFHGERMRAYGQLICNIAEKALAQLPQGKPFSAWTITREISLQVILQAVFGLYEGERCQQIKHLIGLMMDAFDSPLTSSFLIFPFLQKDLGTWTPWGKFLRQRQQIDKLLYAEIAERRQQPDSNSVDILSLLMSVRDEEGKKLTDQELRDELMTLMIAGHETTATAMAWALYWTHYMPQVREKLLAELDRFSDSLDPINIFRLPYVTAVCNESLRIHPIAFFTLPRVVQEPVELLGHYLEPGTVLFCSIYLTHHRADLYPQPKQFQPERFLERQFSTYEFFPFGGGARGCIGQALAMFEMKLVLATILSGYQLALADPQPEKLQRRGVGLAPAREVQMVITGQRASRESQLSMVATPAL, encoded by the coding sequence ATGTCATTACCTAATCCTCTCAAAACTCCATCTTTTCTTCAAAAACTCCAGTGGATTGTTGATCCTGTGGGATATATGGAAAAAGCGGCTCAGCAATATCCCGACATTTTCACTGCTAGTGTTGTTGGTTTTGGGGATACTATAGTCTTCGTGAGCCATCCTCAGGCAATTCAGGAAATTTTAACCAACGATAGACAGAAATTTGCAGCAATCGGTGAGTTGAATAGAACTTTGCAACCATTATTAGGGGATTATTCAGTTCTCATGCTGGAGAGCGATCGCCACAAACAGCGACGACAGCTTTTGATGCCCCCTTTTCATGGAGAGCGAATGCGAGCCTATGGTCAGTTAATCTGTAATATTGCTGAAAAAGCCTTGGCTCAGTTACCACAGGGTAAACCTTTCTCTGCTTGGACTATCACGCGGGAGATTTCTCTGCAAGTCATTTTACAGGCTGTCTTTGGCTTGTATGAAGGGGAACGCTGTCAACAAATCAAGCATCTCATAGGGTTAATGATGGATGCCTTTGACTCACCACTTACCTCTAGCTTTCTGATTTTTCCCTTCTTGCAAAAAGATTTAGGAACTTGGACTCCCTGGGGAAAATTTCTGCGCCAACGGCAGCAAATTGATAAACTGCTGTACGCTGAAATTGCTGAACGACGGCAGCAACCCGATTCAAATAGCGTCGATATTCTCTCTTTGTTGATGTCAGTTCGGGACGAAGAGGGTAAAAAGTTGACAGATCAAGAGTTGCGTGATGAGTTGATGACTCTGATGATTGCCGGACATGAAACTACAGCAACAGCAATGGCTTGGGCTTTGTATTGGACTCACTACATGCCACAAGTGCGTGAAAAATTACTGGCAGAACTTGATCGTTTTAGTGATTCCCTTGATCCCATAAACATTTTCCGCCTGCCTTATGTCACAGCTGTCTGTAATGAAAGTTTGCGGATTCACCCGATAGCGTTTTTCACGCTTCCAAGGGTAGTGCAAGAACCCGTAGAACTACTAGGACATTACTTAGAGCCTGGTACAGTATTGTTTTGCAGCATTTATCTTACACATCATCGTGCAGATTTATATCCACAGCCAAAGCAGTTTCAGCCAGAGCGTTTTCTCGAACGCCAATTTTCGACCTATGAATTTTTTCCCTTTGGTGGTGGTGCTCGTGGCTGTATTGGACAAGCTTTGGCTATGTTTGAAATGAAGCTAGTATTGGCAACAATCCTGTCAGGCTATCAACTGGCACTGGCAGATCCTCAACCAGAGAAACTTCAGCGTCGAGGTGTTGGGCTTGCACCTGCCAGAGAGGTTCAGATGGTAATTACAGGACAGCGTGCAAGTCGAGAGTCTCAACTGTCTATGGTAGCTACACCTGCCCTATAA
- a CDS encoding molybdenum cofactor biosynthesis protein MoaE — translation MTTKFAFPIKPRTEDSFAITFAPLSVEEIYQLASEPANGAVVMMSGMVRNQTDGKPVVALEYQAYEPMVLRLFYQIAADIRQKWTGVNRIVIHHRIGRLQIGEISVLVAVGCPHRSEAFEACRYAIDTLKHNAPIWKKEWYSGQDGKLSSSWVSIGACEQNC, via the coding sequence ATGACAACTAAATTTGCTTTCCCCATCAAGCCTAGAACTGAAGATAGCTTTGCCATTACCTTTGCGCCATTGTCTGTTGAAGAAATCTATCAACTAGCTAGCGAGCCAGCAAACGGGGCTGTAGTGATGATGAGCGGAATGGTTCGCAATCAAACTGATGGAAAACCTGTGGTTGCACTAGAGTATCAAGCTTATGAGCCGATGGTGCTGCGGTTATTCTATCAAATTGCTGCCGATATTCGACAAAAATGGACAGGTGTGAATCGCATTGTGATTCACCATCGCATTGGGCGTTTACAAATTGGCGAAATTAGTGTTTTAGTTGCGGTGGGCTGTCCCCATCGTTCCGAAGCATTTGAAGCTTGTCGTTATGCGATCGATACTCTTAAACACAATGCCCCGATTTGGAAAAAGGAGTGGTACAGCGGGCAAGATGGTAAGCTATCTAGTAGTTGGGTCAGTATCGGAGCTTGCGAACAAAACTGCTAA
- a CDS encoding terpene synthase family protein — protein MNASIFSELYCPFPSQINKYVDVLEDNALEWVLRFKLLADESSYHRFRKSKFFLLSAGAFPECEFEELTVVNDWVTWLFIWDDQCDMSDLGKKPELVEFFHNRFLAILKGAELTSNDIPISYALGNIRQRILQKGTKKWFDYFVNAVENYFDGCILEATNRAQGIVPNVDIYTKIHMLSGAMESSMEFIEFCNHLIIPDFVRANDIVRTLTNMTNKIVCWCNDIFSASREMASGDVHNLVLVLHYQQELSLEEAMKRAVEMHNQEVQAMINLESSLPSFGKEIDVELNKYISGLHSWISGNLDWSFRSGRYQNVEKLELLKL, from the coding sequence ATGAACGCATCAATTTTCTCAGAATTATACTGCCCATTTCCGTCTCAAATTAACAAGTATGTTGATGTTCTAGAAGATAATGCTCTTGAATGGGTCTTGCGTTTCAAGCTCTTGGCAGATGAATCCAGTTATCATCGTTTCCGCAAATCAAAGTTTTTTTTACTATCAGCAGGTGCATTTCCTGAATGCGAATTTGAAGAGTTAACAGTTGTAAATGATTGGGTGACTTGGCTATTTATTTGGGATGACCAATGCGACATGTCAGATTTAGGGAAAAAACCTGAATTAGTTGAGTTTTTTCACAATAGATTTCTAGCAATCTTAAAAGGTGCAGAGCTTACCAGCAATGATATACCCATTAGTTATGCTTTAGGTAACATACGACAGCGAATACTTCAAAAAGGAACTAAAAAATGGTTTGATTACTTCGTTAACGCTGTTGAGAACTATTTTGATGGATGTATCTTGGAGGCAACAAACCGCGCACAAGGAATTGTGCCCAACGTAGACATTTATACAAAGATACATATGTTAAGTGGTGCAATGGAATCTAGCATGGAATTCATTGAATTTTGCAATCATTTAATCATTCCCGATTTTGTCAGAGCAAACGATATTGTGAGAACGCTCACAAACATGACGAATAAAATTGTTTGCTGGTGTAATGATATCTTTTCAGCATCCAGGGAAATGGCAAGTGGTGATGTTCACAATTTAGTATTAGTACTGCATTATCAACAGGAACTTTCTCTGGAGGAAGCGATGAAGCGTGCTGTTGAAATGCACAATCAAGAGGTACAAGCAATGATAAATTTAGAATCTTCTCTTCCATCTTTTGGAAAAGAAATAGATGTTGAACTGAACAAATATATATCAGGGTTGCATTCATGGATAAGTGGCAACCTTGATTGGTCTTTTCGCTCTGGTCGTTATCAGAATGTAGAAAAACTAGAGTTGCTCAAACTATAA